A genomic window from Elaeis guineensis isolate ETL-2024a chromosome 3, EG11, whole genome shotgun sequence includes:
- the LOC105041386 gene encoding uncharacterized protein At5g64816 has translation MVDLWWPLLGFAIPAILTGQAIRVKRRRAEEQRLKSIRGREKNLDEIFVCERVCTSKRMLKKVGAFSKDPIPDTCVTVCGVSELDACADACARTVCVNQHQVPNWNDICLKRCQSECLKLSSSSIH, from the coding sequence ATGGTGGACCTTTGGTGGCCCTTGCTGGGTTTTGCCATTCCAGCAATTCTAACAGGCCAAGCCATTAGGGTGAAAAGGAGGCGTGCTGAGGAGCAGCGTCTTAAGAGTATTCGAGGGCGTGAGAAGAATTTAGATGAAATTTTTGTCTGTGAAAGGGTTTGTACTTCAAAAAGAATGTTGAAGAAGGTTGGTGCATTCTCAAAAGACCCGATTCCTGACACATGTGTTACTGTTTGTGGTGTTTCTGAGCTTGATGCTTGTGCCGATGCTTGTGCACGGACAGTTTGCGTTAACCAACACCAAGTGCCCAATTGGAATGATATCTGCCTGAAACGGTGCCAAAGTGAATGCCTAAAGTTGTCATCATCTTCGATTCACTAG